From the Pseudobacteriovorax antillogorgiicola genome, the window TACTTTAGTTTGCGTCAGTGGATCGACAACAATTGAGTCATCTGAAATCTTGTTGATGTCAGTGCCTTCTTCCACTCGGATAGCCCTTGCGATAAGCCCATCATTGCTAGGAGAACACTGAACCTTAACGGCCCACGATCCAAATACCCGCCCTTCGCTGGGAATGAACTCTTTGACGGAGCCTCCTAGAAATCGCTTTACTGCGACCCCACTGGCTGGGCAGGTCGTTGGTGTATAACTCTCTTTACACGAAACTGTTTTTAGTAGCATTCTTCGTATTGCTTCAAGGTCGCCTCTCATCTCAACTTTCTTCTGTGCTTTCAGCGACACATAAGTCATATCATTAAGGACTTTCGCTCCCATTCCCAGGATTCCCAGGGCAACAATAACATACATCATTGCACTGCCCTGCTCCGATCTCAAGTTCATCAATTGATTTTCCATAGCCGCACCTTGTAGTAAGCATTCTTTGTATTTGACTTGTATTCGGAAAAGCTTCCGCCGCTGAAGTACCGGCCTTCCGTTTCAATTGTTATCGAGTTTTCAGTTTTATCGAACCAAGTTGTTTGATTGAATCCTAAACCCAGTATGGCATTTGAATCGTAAGAGGTTGACGTTGAAAACTGGTAGAAATGAGATGGATCTGGGACTTTCTCTTTGTACTCGACATCAATCACGTAGTCCATAGTGCCGAGATGATGCGCAATTGTAGTACCCTTCTTAGTCCACGTAGACTCATAGTCAGGTTTCGGTAGAGAGGTGAATTTTTGATCGATAGAACAGACCTCGATACCTTCAGAAAAGAGAGCTTGCCACTGTTTGCCAGAATCAAGCTTGATTTCAACTTTCAGACCCCAGAGTGAGTCCGCACATAGTCCTCGAACTTGGTAATTTCCAACTTTCGACAAAGTCTCCCCAAACCGATCTCTAAAGGTGATCTGTTGCCCCTTAGATCCACACTGATTCACAGCGAGAGTCTGGTCACAGTCGACGGACTCTAACAAACGCATTTTAAGGTCACTTAAACCGCGACTGTCACTAATCTTGGCAAAACTCTTTTGAGTTTTAACGACGAGGCTTCCTACAGCAAGCGATGCTATGGATCCTAAAGCCAATGACATTGTTACAGTCACTAAATTAATACCATGTCTCCTGATTTTTAAAGGTGCTTTCTTCTATTTCGGAAAATCACCCAGAACTCGTGAGGACCATTCCAATACCCTATATTTTTCTATTAATAACTGCACCTTACACCATTTCTCCATACTAAATAAGATAGGTCTTGAAATATATGTGATCGACTGTTCTCGTAAACGAGAGGTAGGGCCAGTATAGACTTTCGAAGCTTTCGACTAAACACGAGCCATAGTGGAAATTGTTGAGTCTTACATGACAATCGTAATACCTAAAGTCATTTCAAAAATTTTCGATACAAAGCCAATGTAAGTATAGGGCTGGTGGCATTTGGAACAAACTTAGCTAGTCTGACTCGATGAAGACATGGCTCGAAGCGAGGAAGAGGCATATCGGGACTATGCTGACGACGGGCGACAACGTATCGCGTTTTTTAAGACATAGCAAAAACTTGTATTCCAAACGTCAACAGCCCCTATTCCCTTTGTGTTAAAGAGAATTGAAACATGACTTCAAAGGCTCTTTGGAGAATCTAATGAAAATTTTACACCTCATAGCTAGCGCCATATGCATGCTGAGTCTTGAGCTGAAAGCTGAAGAGCTTGAGGTCATCCACTGGTGGACATCGGGTGGTGAGGTAAAATCGGTCAATTCACTTAAAAAGATGTTTATATCTTCTGGCCACACCTGGAAAGATTCAAAAATCATAGGAGGAGGTGGGGAAAATGCCAACAAAGCGTTAATGCAACGCATTTCCAGTGGTGATTCTCCTGGGGTTGTCCAGCTGAAGTCGGCGTCGATCCCCCATTGGGGTTCCATGGGCGCATTACAAGAAGTGAATCGTACTGCTGTGAATCAGAAATGGGACAACATTCTCCCGACCGAGGTATCAAGAGGATTAAAGTATAAAGGATCATATGTTTCCGTCCCACTGAATGTCCATAGAATCAACTGGATTTGGATGAATGCTGCAGTGATGAACAAGATCAATGCAAAGGCGCCTTCTAGCTTCAAGGAGCTTTTTGAAACTCTAGAGGCAATCAAGTCTAAGACTAAAGTCCTGCCTATTGCCCATGGAGGTCAATCCTGGCAGGATGCGACGCTCTTTGAGCAGGTCCTTCTTGCTATCGCTGGCATCGATACTTATCGAGGGATGTTCATTGATCTAGATGCTACTGTGGCCAAATCTGCCAAGGTCCTCAAGGTATTTCGAGTCATTCGAAAACTAACGACTTTCATGGCTGATGATCGAAAAGGCTTAGACTGGGATAAAGCTACCAAACAAGTGATCGAAGGCCGCGCTGCGATGCAGTTCATGGGTGATTGGGCTAAGGGGGAATTTTTAAGTGCTGGTCTTCAACCAGGAAGAGACTTTATTTGCTGGGTGACTCCCGGCCTTGAAGGCTTTATCTACACTATCGATGCCTTTGCATTTTTCAAAACCAAAGAGAACAAATCCAAACAAGCTCAGAGCCAACTCGCACAATTGATAATGACAAAGGAATTTCAAAGAGAGTTTAATAAAAGAAAAGGCTCTATCCCCGCTAGAACAGATGTCTTACTCAACGGTTTTGATAATTGCGCCAAGCAGTCTGCCAAAGACTTTTCTAGAACTGCAAATAAGGGTTTGCTAGCTCCAAGCTTTGCTCATGGTAATGCTCAACCATCCGATATACAAGGAGCATTGATTGAAGTCATATCTTTATTCATGAGTAGTT encodes:
- a CDS encoding ABC transporter substrate-binding protein: MKILHLIASAICMLSLELKAEELEVIHWWTSGGEVKSVNSLKKMFISSGHTWKDSKIIGGGGENANKALMQRISSGDSPGVVQLKSASIPHWGSMGALQEVNRTAVNQKWDNILPTEVSRGLKYKGSYVSVPLNVHRINWIWMNAAVMNKINAKAPSSFKELFETLEAIKSKTKVLPIAHGGQSWQDATLFEQVLLAIAGIDTYRGMFIDLDATVAKSAKVLKVFRVIRKLTTFMADDRKGLDWDKATKQVIEGRAAMQFMGDWAKGEFLSAGLQPGRDFICWVTPGLEGFIYTIDAFAFFKTKENKSKQAQSQLAQLIMTKEFQREFNKRKGSIPARTDVLLNGFDNCAKQSAKDFSRTANKGLLAPSFAHGNAQPSDIQGALIEVISLFMSSSMPPEMGRDRLISVLEEFE